In one Acidimicrobiia bacterium genomic region, the following are encoded:
- the tesB gene encoding acyl-CoA thioesterase II yields MGSPLDDLLDLLQLETLEENLFRGVSPDEDRQRIFGGQVAAQALVAAGRTVSDDRPVHSLHSYFLRPGDPNIPVIYEVDRIRDGKSFTTRRVVAIQHGKAIFNLAASFQVMEEGPDHSMEMPVVPAPDQLPTFRERLEPYLDRLGESMVEWLVRERPIDSRPVQDPHWLEPAPRQPTQDVWIKTNGELPDDPLLHACVVAYASDLTLLDTATLPHAIGYDGRFMMASLDHAMWFHRPFRADEWMLYHQLSPSASNARGLALGHVFRSDGHVAITVMQEGLLRPMHGTGGGP; encoded by the coding sequence ATGGGATCGCCGCTCGACGATCTGCTGGATCTCCTCCAGCTCGAGACGCTCGAGGAGAACCTCTTCCGCGGCGTCAGTCCCGACGAGGATCGTCAGCGCATCTTCGGTGGCCAGGTGGCCGCCCAGGCGCTCGTGGCGGCGGGGCGGACGGTCAGCGACGACCGACCGGTGCACTCGTTGCACTCGTACTTCCTCCGACCCGGTGATCCGAACATCCCGGTGATCTACGAAGTCGACCGCATCCGCGACGGAAAGTCGTTCACGACACGGCGTGTCGTCGCGATCCAACATGGGAAGGCCATCTTCAACCTCGCCGCCTCGTTCCAGGTCATGGAGGAAGGTCCCGACCACTCGATGGAGATGCCGGTCGTACCGGCGCCCGATCAGCTGCCCACGTTCCGTGAGCGGCTCGAGCCGTACTTGGATCGACTCGGCGAGAGCATGGTCGAGTGGCTCGTTCGTGAGCGGCCCATCGACTCGCGCCCCGTGCAGGACCCACACTGGCTCGAACCCGCGCCGCGTCAACCGACGCAGGACGTCTGGATCAAGACAAACGGCGAGCTCCCTGACGATCCGCTGCTGCACGCGTGTGTCGTTGCCTACGCGTCTGATCTCACGCTCCTCGACACCGCGACCCTTCCGCACGCGATCGGGTACGACGGGCGGTTCATGATGGCCAGCCTCGATCACGCCATGTGGTTCCACCGGCCGTTCCGCGCCGATGAATGGATGCTGTACCACCAGCTCAGCCCGTCAGCCTCGAACGCGCGCGGCCTCGCGCTCGGGCACGTGTTCCGCTCCGATGGGCACGTTGCCATCACCGTCATGCAGGAGGGACTTCTGCGACCGATGCACGGTACGGGAGGGGGGCCTTGA
- a CDS encoding lysophospholipid acyltransferase family protein — protein sequence MLYWIMKGVLTPLLRGLYRVRVVGRSNVPSDGPVILAANHRSFLDSLFLPLVVGRRVTFVAKAEYFDSKKTAWFFRGVGQIPIRREGGSASEGALAAATDVLERGGVFGIYPEGTRTRDGFTHRGHTGVARLALGTGAPIVPVGLVGTEECQPINRKLPRLFRRVEIRFGAPIHADRYAEDTEGLALRQLTDELMFEIVELCDRYEYRDTYATKRAEDVPTDLARIAPLTPVTHAA from the coding sequence ATGCTCTACTGGATCATGAAAGGCGTGCTCACGCCGCTGCTGCGCGGGCTGTATCGGGTCCGGGTCGTGGGTCGGTCCAACGTGCCCTCCGATGGTCCTGTGATCCTGGCCGCGAACCACCGCTCGTTCCTGGACTCGCTGTTCCTGCCCCTGGTCGTCGGTCGTCGGGTCACGTTCGTGGCCAAGGCCGAGTACTTCGACTCGAAGAAGACCGCATGGTTCTTTCGTGGAGTGGGGCAGATCCCGATCCGACGTGAAGGCGGCAGCGCCAGCGAGGGCGCTCTGGCTGCGGCCACCGACGTGCTCGAGCGCGGGGGTGTGTTCGGGATCTACCCCGAAGGCACCCGCACGCGCGACGGCTTCACACACCGCGGGCACACCGGTGTCGCCCGGTTGGCGCTGGGCACCGGCGCGCCGATCGTCCCGGTCGGCCTCGTCGGTACCGAGGAGTGCCAACCGATCAACCGCAAGCTCCCGCGCCTGTTCCGAAGAGTGGAGATCCGATTCGGCGCACCGATCCACGCCGACCGATACGCCGAAGATACCGAAGGACTCGCGCTTCGTCAGCTGACCGACGAGCTGATGTTCGAGATCGTCGAGCTCTGTGATCGCTACGAGTACCGCGACACGTACGCCACGAAGCGAGCCGAAGACGTGCCGACCGACCTCGCACGCATCGCTCCGCTCACTCCCGTCACGCACGCGGCTTGA
- the glpK gene encoding glycerol kinase GlpK, protein MTVVLSIDAGTTGVRTFAVDEHGRPGAWAYREFPQHFPQPGWVEHDPEDIWAATLATLAEVAATLERKQQSVAAIGITNQRETTVVWDRATGAPRHRAIVWQDRRTAGRCDELRIGGHEALVRARTGLVLDPYFSATKLEWLLSEGGVEADANLAFGTVDSWLLYRLTGGNDRGVHATDATNASRTLLFDLDTLDWSDDLLALFAIPRACLPEVRPSRGRFGVTDASCAAGLRVPVSGIAGDQQSALFGQACFEPGMTKNTYGTGSFVLMNVGATRPDPVDGLLTTVAWTGPDEVAYALEGAIFVTGAAIQWLRDGLGLIHDAAEAGPLAASVPDARGVVMVPALTGLGSPWWDPYARGAVLGITRGTNRAHFARAVVEAMAWQTRDVIDAMTAASGRALTELRVDGGASVMDVLCQFQADVLDVTVRRPVVKETTALGAAYLAGIAEGVWSSAADAAASWQEEMSYAPAMAAQEVTRRHDEWRRGLDRARGWAREAAND, encoded by the coding sequence ATGACGGTCGTCCTCTCGATCGACGCGGGGACGACCGGCGTTCGCACGTTCGCCGTCGACGAGCACGGGCGGCCCGGAGCGTGGGCGTATCGCGAGTTCCCGCAACACTTCCCGCAACCGGGGTGGGTCGAGCACGATCCCGAGGACATCTGGGCCGCCACCCTGGCAACGCTGGCCGAGGTCGCCGCAACACTCGAACGGAAACAGCAGTCGGTCGCGGCGATCGGAATCACGAACCAACGAGAGACGACCGTCGTGTGGGACCGCGCCACCGGCGCGCCGCGTCACCGCGCGATCGTCTGGCAAGACCGCCGCACTGCGGGTCGCTGCGACGAGCTGCGCATCGGCGGCCACGAAGCACTCGTGCGAGCGCGCACCGGGCTCGTGCTCGACCCGTACTTCTCGGCCACGAAGCTCGAGTGGCTGCTCTCCGAAGGCGGAGTGGAAGCCGACGCGAACCTCGCCTTCGGCACCGTCGACTCGTGGTTGCTCTACCGGCTGACCGGCGGCAACGACCGCGGGGTACACGCGACCGACGCCACGAACGCCAGCCGCACGCTCTTGTTCGACCTCGACACGCTGGATTGGTCCGATGACCTGCTCGCGCTCTTTGCCATCCCCCGCGCGTGCTTGCCCGAGGTCCGGCCGAGTCGTGGTCGATTCGGAGTCACCGACGCGTCGTGTGCTGCAGGCTTGCGCGTGCCAGTGAGCGGCATCGCCGGTGACCAGCAATCTGCACTGTTCGGTCAAGCGTGCTTTGAGCCCGGCATGACGAAGAACACGTACGGCACCGGCTCGTTCGTGCTCATGAACGTCGGCGCGACGCGCCCCGATCCTGTCGACGGTCTGCTCACCACGGTCGCGTGGACCGGGCCCGACGAGGTTGCCTACGCCCTGGAAGGTGCGATCTTCGTGACCGGAGCGGCCATCCAATGGCTCCGCGACGGGCTCGGCCTCATCCATGACGCCGCGGAGGCCGGCCCGCTCGCGGCGAGCGTCCCCGATGCCCGCGGCGTGGTCATGGTGCCCGCGCTCACCGGGCTCGGCTCACCGTGGTGGGATCCCTATGCGCGCGGCGCGGTGTTGGGGATCACACGTGGCACCAACCGCGCACACTTCGCGCGCGCCGTGGTCGAAGCCATGGCCTGGCAGACGCGAGATGTCATCGATGCGATGACCGCGGCATCCGGTCGTGCCCTCACGGAGCTCCGCGTGGACGGTGGAGCAAGCGTCATGGACGTGCTCTGCCAGTTCCAAGCCGATGTGCTCGACGTGACCGTGCGTCGCCCGGTCGTCAAGGAGACCACCGCCCTCGGCGCCGCGTACCTAGCGGGCATCGCGGAAGGCGTGTGGTCGAGCGCGGCGGACGCCGCGGCATCGTGGCAAGAAGAGATGTCGTACGCCCCCGCGATGGCGGCCCAGGAAGTCACCCGGCGCCACGACGAGTGGCGTAGAGGACTCGACCGCGCCCGAGGGTGGGCCAGGGAAGCGGCGAATGATTGA
- a CDS encoding GntG family PLP-dependent aldolase, translating to MTTPTPAMRRAMADAEVGDDAYGEDPTVNRLEARAAELLGKDLALFVPSGTMGNQLALRLLARPGSEVVCAERAHVYRYEGAAAARNAGVQLRPLADPDGVLDPAQLDDVAANQDHHLPPISAVAIENTHMPASGRPWRVDELDALAKVARRHQVGIHCDGARIWNAAAAVGATPAQLATHCDTVMFCLSKGLGAPVGSLLCGSLTVMTSAREERARLGGGMRQAGVIAAAGLVALDEMVERLPEDHARARRLADALADRYPGSIDPETVKTNIVCAPLDRLPDKIVGRLEEHGVRCGTIDAKTARFVTHKDVDDDGIDRAITAFDALTR from the coding sequence GTGACCACGCCGACGCCCGCGATGCGGCGCGCGATGGCCGATGCCGAGGTTGGCGACGACGCGTACGGCGAGGATCCGACGGTGAACCGACTCGAAGCGAGAGCCGCTGAGCTCCTCGGCAAGGACCTGGCGCTCTTCGTGCCATCGGGCACGATGGGCAACCAGCTCGCGCTGCGGCTGCTAGCGCGACCCGGCTCCGAGGTCGTATGTGCCGAGCGTGCTCACGTGTACCGCTACGAGGGCGCAGCTGCGGCTCGCAACGCGGGTGTCCAGCTGCGGCCGCTTGCTGACCCTGACGGCGTGCTCGATCCCGCCCAGCTCGACGACGTCGCTGCGAACCAGGACCATCACCTTCCCCCGATCTCGGCGGTTGCGATCGAGAACACCCACATGCCGGCCAGCGGGCGGCCCTGGCGAGTCGACGAGCTCGACGCGTTGGCCAAGGTCGCCCGCCGTCACCAGGTGGGTATCCACTGCGACGGCGCACGGATCTGGAACGCCGCGGCCGCTGTCGGCGCGACGCCGGCGCAGCTCGCGACCCATTGCGACACGGTGATGTTCTGCTTGTCGAAGGGGCTCGGCGCGCCGGTTGGCTCGCTGCTCTGCGGTTCGCTCACCGTCATGACATCGGCGCGCGAGGAGCGCGCTCGCCTCGGCGGTGGGATGCGTCAAGCGGGCGTCATCGCCGCGGCTGGTCTGGTCGCGCTCGACGAGATGGTCGAGCGCCTCCCGGAAGACCATGCGCGTGCGCGGCGTCTCGCGGACGCGCTGGCCGACCGCTATCCGGGCAGCATCGATCCCGAAACGGTCAAGACCAACATCGTGTGTGCCCCCCTCGATCGCCTGCCCGACAAGATCGTCGGCCGGCTCGAGGAGCACGGCGTCCGCTGCGGCACGATCGATGCCAAGACTGCCCGCTTCGTCACGCACAAGGATGTCGACGACGACGGTATCGACCGAGCGATCACCGCGTTCGACGCGCTCACGCGATGA
- a CDS encoding 6-phosphofructokinase — MRIGLLTGGGDCPGLNAVIRAVVRKGESVYGDELVGFRHGWRGVVEDETMELTTDRTRGLLHRGGTILGTSRTNPFKDPAHVAAVLSTIERERVDALVAIGGEDTLGVACRLGDHGLNVVGVPKTIDNDLSGTDVTFGFDTAVQIATDAIDRLHTTAESHDRVMVVEVMGRHAGWIAFHAALAGGADVVLVPEEPFDVVQVCERLRERHSRGAGFSIVVVAEGAVPKEGTMAIQEAGVDEFGHVRLGGIGNLLAPEIEQRTGFETRVTILGHILRGGTPTAFDRILATRFGLEAADAAHQHDFGKMVALRGTDIVRVPIADAIEQLKTVPRSLLEHAEVFLG; from the coding sequence ATGCGCATCGGCCTGCTTACTGGTGGAGGGGACTGCCCTGGCCTCAACGCGGTGATCCGCGCCGTTGTGCGCAAGGGTGAGAGCGTCTACGGCGATGAGCTCGTCGGGTTCCGGCACGGATGGCGCGGCGTGGTCGAGGACGAGACGATGGAGCTCACCACAGATCGCACCCGGGGGTTGCTCCACCGTGGGGGAACGATCCTGGGTACGTCGCGCACGAACCCGTTCAAAGACCCCGCGCACGTGGCTGCTGTGCTGAGCACGATCGAACGCGAGCGCGTCGACGCCTTGGTGGCAATCGGGGGAGAGGACACGTTGGGGGTTGCGTGTCGCCTCGGCGACCATGGTCTCAACGTGGTTGGCGTGCCCAAGACCATCGACAACGACCTGTCTGGCACCGACGTCACGTTCGGGTTCGACACCGCGGTACAAATCGCTACCGACGCTATCGACCGTCTGCACACGACGGCTGAGAGTCATGACCGCGTCATGGTCGTGGAGGTGATGGGACGCCATGCCGGGTGGATCGCGTTCCACGCGGCGCTCGCGGGCGGAGCCGACGTCGTGCTGGTGCCCGAGGAGCCGTTCGACGTGGTGCAGGTCTGCGAGCGGCTTCGTGAGCGCCACTCACGCGGCGCGGGCTTCTCGATCGTCGTCGTCGCCGAGGGCGCGGTGCCCAAGGAAGGCACGATGGCCATCCAGGAGGCCGGCGTCGACGAGTTCGGACACGTCCGTCTCGGCGGTATCGGGAACCTGCTCGCGCCGGAGATCGAGCAGCGCACCGGATTCGAGACGCGCGTCACGATCCTGGGTCACATCCTGCGCGGTGGCACGCCGACTGCGTTCGACCGCATCCTGGCGACGCGATTCGGGCTCGAAGCGGCTGACGCCGCTCACCAGCACGACTTCGGGAAGATGGTGGCGTTGCGCGGGACCGACATCGTGCGCGTCCCGATTGCCGATGCGATCGAGCAGCTGAAGACCGTGCCTCGCTCATTGCTCGAGCACGCGGAGGTCTTCCTCGGATGA